One window of the Rufibacter radiotolerans genome contains the following:
- a CDS encoding nucleoid-associated protein — MKFDTASLTQLSIHHVGNKGLEQKLTLSENPVSPGDGLIERLEKFFLTKFAQAHERFKFTHASSLQFNEVYSYAENIFADKENFHENSRNIARHLFESSSHPKIKPGELYVCHFINCEIEERVVEAVGIFKTEVKSGYFDVQRKNRDFAISYLEGIDSNKFDKGCIIFNTRPDEGFIVAIIDNQNRGEEAQYWRANFLGLTQISNEFHQTNHLLNMTKEFISERMTEEFEVENTDQIVLLNRSVEYFNKHETFDKEEFETEVFGQPDLIESFRNFDGEYRQNYDIELEDSFDISPQAVKKQSRVFKSVLKLDKNFHVYIHGNKDMIEKGVDEDGRKYYKLYFEEEEV, encoded by the coding sequence ATGAAATTTGATACCGCTTCGCTTACCCAGCTTTCCATTCACCACGTGGGCAACAAAGGGCTGGAGCAAAAACTCACGCTGTCAGAGAACCCCGTCTCCCCTGGGGATGGTCTAATCGAAAGGCTGGAAAAGTTCTTTCTTACCAAATTCGCGCAGGCGCACGAGCGTTTCAAATTCACCCATGCTTCCTCGCTGCAGTTTAATGAAGTGTACAGCTACGCCGAGAACATCTTCGCCGATAAGGAGAACTTTCATGAGAACAGCCGCAACATTGCCCGCCACCTGTTTGAAAGCTCCAGCCACCCCAAGATTAAGCCCGGCGAACTGTACGTGTGCCATTTTATTAACTGCGAGATTGAAGAACGCGTAGTGGAAGCCGTGGGGATCTTTAAAACCGAGGTGAAAAGCGGCTACTTTGACGTGCAGCGCAAAAACCGCGACTTTGCCATCTCCTACCTGGAGGGCATTGACAGCAACAAATTTGACAAAGGCTGCATCATTTTCAATACCCGTCCGGACGAGGGCTTTATTGTAGCCATCATTGACAACCAGAACCGCGGCGAAGAAGCCCAATACTGGCGCGCGAATTTCCTGGGCCTTACCCAGATCAGCAATGAATTCCACCAGACCAACCACCTGCTCAACATGACCAAGGAGTTTATCTCTGAGCGCATGACCGAGGAGTTTGAGGTAGAAAACACGGATCAGATTGTGCTATTAAACCGGTCGGTGGAGTACTTCAACAAACACGAGACCTTTGACAAAGAGGAGTTTGAGACCGAGGTCTTTGGGCAACCCGACCTGATTGAGTCATTCCGGAATTTTGACGGGGAGTACCGCCAGAACTATGACATTGAATTAGAAGACAGCTTTGATATTTCGCCGCAGGCCGTTAAGAAACAGTCAAGGGTGTTCAAAAGCGTGCTCAAGCTGGACAAGAACTTCCATGTATACATTCATGGCAATAAAGACATGATAGAAAAAGGCGTGGACGAAGACGGCCGCAAGTATTATAAACTATACTTTGAGGAAGAGGAAGTATAG
- a CDS encoding phage holin family protein: MNFILDLLVSAGVLLLLAYLMPQVTVKSFWTALWVAILIGILNVLIGYILTFVLNLVTFFLLEFIVKLIVSAIVIKIVDKLVRGFEVRGFWPALVIALALSLVSTFIHRSNDDEVREDYGSLSPKTEALLS, translated from the coding sequence ATGAATTTTATTCTTGATCTTTTAGTAAGCGCCGGAGTGTTGCTGCTACTAGCGTATTTGATGCCGCAGGTAACCGTGAAAAGTTTCTGGACCGCCTTGTGGGTAGCCATCCTAATTGGTATCCTGAATGTCTTGATAGGTTACATCCTGACGTTTGTCCTGAACCTGGTCACGTTCTTCCTGCTGGAGTTCATAGTGAAACTGATTGTTTCTGCCATCGTGATTAAGATTGTAGACAAGTTGGTGCGTGGCTTTGAGGTAAGAGGCTTCTGGCCTGCCCTGGTTATTGCCTTAGCCTTGTCTTTGGTAAGCACGTTCATCCACCGGTCAAATGACGATGAAGTACGCGAAGATTACGGTTCGCTTTCGCCAAAAACCGAAGCGCTGCTAAGCTAG
- a CDS encoding N-formylglutamate amidohydrolase gives MNDRRLKILVTCEHGGNEIPAEYATFFAQHQDVLQTHRGYDIGALELFKKFKGQADFSLSSTTSRLLVELNRSLHHPNLFSEITQVLSPGQSAAVLEKYYYPYRQKVENQVAAWVEKGFQVLHLSVHSFTPELNGKERTTDIGFLYDPKREREQFFAARWRQQMQQLQPAYKIRYNYPYKGTADGFVTQLRKHYSNDQYAGLELEVNQRFPEGKPAKWQELQQVLVQSFRQAL, from the coding sequence GTGAATGACCGGCGGTTAAAGATATTGGTGACCTGTGAGCACGGCGGCAATGAGATTCCGGCAGAATACGCGACCTTTTTTGCGCAGCACCAAGACGTCCTGCAAACCCACCGGGGGTATGACATAGGGGCGCTGGAACTGTTCAAAAAATTCAAGGGCCAGGCAGACTTCAGTCTTTCCAGCACCACCAGCCGGTTACTGGTAGAGTTGAACCGGTCTTTGCACCACCCAAACTTGTTCTCAGAAATCACGCAGGTGCTTTCTCCGGGACAGTCAGCCGCTGTGCTGGAGAAATATTACTACCCTTACCGGCAGAAGGTGGAGAACCAGGTGGCGGCGTGGGTAGAGAAAGGCTTTCAGGTGCTGCATCTTTCGGTGCACAGCTTCACCCCAGAGCTAAACGGCAAGGAGCGCACCACCGATATTGGTTTTCTGTATGACCCCAAGCGGGAGCGGGAGCAATTCTTTGCCGCCCGCTGGCGGCAACAGATGCAGCAACTTCAGCCGGCTTATAAAATCAGGTACAACTACCCCTACAAAGGCACCGCCGATGGGTTTGTGACCCAACTTCGCAAGCACTATTCCAATGATCAATATGCCGGCCTTGAACTGGAGGTAAACCAACGTTTCCCGGAGGGGAAACCCGCCAAATGGCAGGAGCTGCAGCAGGTCCTGGTGCAATCTTTTAGGCAGGCGCTTTAA
- a CDS encoding carboxylate-amine ligase yields MSTNRKLGLFEGFGVEMEYMIVDRDTLAVKPIADEVLKAEAGELTSDVERGTMAWSNELVLHVLELKTNGPAPELTSLANSFHQEVLRVNELLEPFNAMLLPSGAHPFMDPNAETVLWPHESSEIYEAYNRIFNCQGHGWSNLQSTHLNLPFGNDVEFGRLHAAIRLVLPLIPAISAASPVLDSQITGLLDTRLEVYRKNQQKIPLIAGQVIPEAVFSEEDYHAQIFRPLFEAIAPYDPDGQLQDEFLNSRGAIARFSRGAIEIRIIDNQECPLADITIVALVTEVLKHLTAETWSSYYDQKTADTQDLAALFLNSLKNGPETQITNTGYLKLFGIEQEQASMKQVWENLWSQIYSQEAFSSELAHSANLLLEHGPLSTRLLKALGEAPGLPEIKDVYQRLAQSLAQNKLFVP; encoded by the coding sequence ATGAGCACCAACCGCAAATTAGGTCTCTTTGAAGGGTTTGGCGTGGAGATGGAATACATGATTGTAGACCGTGACACGCTGGCCGTAAAACCCATAGCAGACGAGGTTCTCAAAGCCGAAGCAGGGGAGTTGACCTCAGACGTGGAGCGCGGCACCATGGCCTGGTCAAATGAGCTGGTGCTACACGTACTAGAGCTCAAGACCAACGGCCCCGCGCCTGAACTTACTTCTCTGGCCAATTCCTTTCACCAGGAAGTGCTGCGGGTAAATGAACTATTGGAACCCTTCAATGCCATGCTGTTGCCCTCAGGCGCGCACCCATTCATGGACCCAAATGCTGAAACCGTGTTGTGGCCCCATGAGTCCAGTGAGATTTACGAGGCCTACAACCGTATTTTCAACTGCCAGGGCCACGGCTGGTCTAACCTGCAGAGCACCCACCTGAACCTGCCCTTTGGGAATGATGTGGAATTTGGCAGGCTGCATGCGGCCATTAGGTTAGTGTTACCGTTGATCCCGGCCATAAGCGCGGCTTCCCCGGTGCTGGACAGCCAGATCACAGGCCTCCTGGATACCCGCCTGGAGGTGTACCGGAAAAATCAACAAAAAATACCGCTCATTGCCGGGCAGGTAATTCCGGAGGCGGTATTTTCTGAGGAAGACTACCATGCGCAGATTTTCAGGCCTTTGTTTGAAGCCATTGCCCCGTATGACCCAGACGGCCAATTACAGGACGAATTCCTGAACTCCAGAGGAGCCATTGCCAGGTTTAGCCGGGGCGCCATTGAGATAAGGATCATTGACAACCAGGAGTGCCCGCTGGCAGATATTACCATTGTGGCGCTGGTAACCGAAGTACTCAAGCATCTAACCGCCGAAACCTGGAGCAGTTATTATGACCAGAAGACAGCAGACACGCAAGACCTGGCTGCGCTTTTCCTCAATTCTCTGAAAAACGGCCCCGAAACGCAAATCACCAATACAGGTTATTTAAAGTTATTTGGCATAGAGCAGGAGCAGGCTTCCATGAAACAGGTATGGGAAAACTTGTGGTCACAAATCTATAGCCAGGAAGCTTTTTCCTCAGAATTAGCCCACAGTGCAAACCTTTTATTAGAACATGGCCCTTTGTCCACCAGGCTTCTGAAAGCGCTGGGCGAAGCCCCTGGGTTACCAGAGATTAAAGACGTGTACCAAAGGCTGGCGCAAAGCCTTGCCCAGAATAAACTGTTTGTCCCGTGA
- a CDS encoding RimK family protein — protein sequence MRKLVVVNNPKDWDLDVEDVEVVDAQRYLTDPAYTEIKSARIFNLCRSYKYQSSGYYVSLLAEARGHRAIPNVTTIQDLKSQTIVRAITDEINESIQKSLSKLKSKNFTLSIYFGQNVAKQYEKLSKQLHDLFQAPLLRAQFVYNKEWILESINPIPVNEVPEHHLRDLYKFARAYFARNRFSNNRINKKIYDLAILVNPADSDPPSNDKAIQNFMEAAETLGFYTELITKEDYRRLSEFDALFIRETTSVNHHTYRFARRAHADGLVVIDDPVSILRCTNKVYLAELLTKAKVPIPKSMIIHRDNCNKVVEELGLPCVLKKPDSSFSQGVVKVKTEEELAEQLNEMLAESDLIIGQEFTPTDFDWRIGVLDKQPLYACKYFMAKDHWQIYNWEGKKKDISGNFETVPFEQVPFFVLHTALKAANLIGDGLYGVDVKEIDGKAYVIEVNDNPNIDYGVEDKFLKKDLYLTILKSIKRRIDNQKKLELS from the coding sequence ATGCGCAAATTAGTAGTAGTCAATAATCCTAAAGATTGGGATTTAGACGTAGAGGATGTAGAAGTGGTAGACGCGCAACGGTACCTCACAGATCCTGCCTACACTGAAATTAAGAGCGCCCGTATTTTCAATTTATGCCGTTCTTACAAGTACCAGAGCAGTGGGTATTATGTGTCTTTATTAGCCGAAGCCAGGGGGCACAGGGCTATCCCCAACGTGACCACCATTCAGGATCTCAAGTCCCAGACCATTGTAAGGGCTATCACCGATGAGATAAATGAGTCTATCCAGAAAAGCCTTTCCAAGCTCAAGTCCAAGAATTTTACCCTCAGCATTTACTTTGGGCAGAACGTGGCCAAGCAATATGAGAAACTGAGCAAGCAGTTGCATGACCTGTTTCAAGCCCCATTGCTGCGGGCGCAGTTTGTCTACAACAAAGAATGGATTCTGGAAAGCATCAACCCCATTCCGGTGAATGAAGTACCAGAACACCACTTGCGGGACCTGTACAAGTTTGCGCGGGCCTATTTTGCCCGTAACCGGTTCTCCAACAACCGCATCAACAAGAAGATCTATGACCTGGCCATTCTGGTGAACCCCGCCGACAGCGACCCACCGTCCAATGACAAGGCCATCCAGAACTTTATGGAAGCCGCCGAGACGCTAGGCTTCTACACGGAACTCATTACCAAAGAAGACTACCGCCGGCTTTCAGAATTTGATGCCCTGTTTATCAGAGAAACCACATCGGTGAACCACCATACGTATAGGTTTGCCCGCCGGGCCCACGCCGATGGCCTGGTGGTGATTGATGACCCGGTTTCCATTCTCCGGTGCACCAACAAAGTGTACCTGGCAGAGTTGCTCACCAAAGCCAAGGTGCCCATCCCGAAAAGCATGATCATTCACCGCGATAACTGCAACAAAGTGGTGGAAGAACTAGGGCTACCGTGTGTGCTCAAGAAACCAGATTCGTCTTTCTCCCAGGGCGTGGTGAAAGTGAAAACAGAAGAGGAATTGGCCGAACAGCTTAATGAAATGTTGGCCGAGTCTGACCTGATCATAGGCCAGGAATTCACGCCTACTGATTTTGACTGGCGCATTGGCGTGCTGGACAAGCAGCCGCTTTATGCCTGCAAGTATTTTATGGCCAAAGACCACTGGCAGATCTATAACTGGGAAGGCAAGAAAAAAGACATCTCGGGTAACTTTGAGACCGTGCCCTTTGAGCAGGTTCCTTTCTTTGTTCTGCACACTGCGCTAAAGGCCGCCAATTTAATTGGGGACGGATTGTACGGGGTAGACGTGAAAGAGATAGACGGGAAGGCTTACGTGATTGAGGTGAATGACAACCCCAATATTGACTATGGCGTGGAAGATAAATTCCTGAAGAAGGACCTTTACCTCACCATTCTCAAATCAATCAAGCGCCGCATAGATAACCAAAAGAAGCTGGAATTGTCATGA
- a CDS encoding peptidase-C39 like family protein, translating to MLPVTLLSSLRILTQPDDSTCGPTSLHAVYQYFKDVVPLEQVISEVSFLEEGGTLAVLLGCHALKRGYRARIYTYNLHVFDPTWFKLSKEDLIANLKEQLIYKPDAKLHVATQAYVEFLTLGGEICHRDLTANLLDSYFSRGVPLLTGLSATYLYNCARERTNDRGEAIYDDVRGEPLGHFVVLAGFENDDDKEHVIVADPYQENPLYGNNYYNVTISRLLNAIMLGIVTYDANLLAIEPNSSYTSDPKDLHAQISSSQ from the coding sequence GTGCTTCCAGTTACCCTATTAAGTTCTCTCAGGATTTTAACCCAGCCAGATGACTCTACCTGCGGGCCTACCAGCCTGCATGCGGTATACCAGTATTTTAAAGATGTGGTACCATTGGAGCAGGTCATCTCAGAAGTTTCCTTTTTAGAAGAAGGTGGAACCCTGGCGGTGCTCTTAGGCTGCCATGCCTTGAAAAGAGGGTACCGGGCCAGAATCTACACCTACAACCTGCACGTGTTTGACCCCACTTGGTTTAAACTTAGCAAAGAAGATCTCATTGCCAATCTCAAAGAACAACTGATCTACAAACCAGACGCCAAACTGCATGTGGCCACCCAAGCCTATGTAGAGTTCCTGACGCTGGGCGGGGAGATTTGCCACCGCGACCTCACGGCCAACCTCCTGGACAGCTATTTCTCCAGAGGCGTGCCGTTGCTTACCGGCCTGAGCGCTACCTACCTCTATAACTGCGCCCGTGAAAGAACCAATGACCGCGGCGAAGCCATTTATGATGATGTTCGGGGAGAGCCTCTGGGCCATTTTGTGGTGCTGGCCGGCTTTGAGAATGACGATGACAAAGAGCACGTGATCGTGGCAGATCCTTACCAGGAAAACCCCCTGTATGGCAACAATTATTACAATGTCACCATATCAAGGCTCCTTAATGCCATTATGCTGGGCATTGTCACGTATGATGCCAATTTATTGGCCATAGAACCAAATTCAAGTTATACTTCAGACCCAAAAGACCTTCATGCGCAAATTAGTAGTAGTCAATAA
- a CDS encoding LytR/AlgR family response regulator transcription factor yields MKKETPYRAIIIDDDELSRMILERHIKATPTLELVHSFGSSTEGLAWLLKKEGVDLLFLDVEMPEMTGLELLRTLPQKPQTILITSHKDFALQAFELQVADYLLKPADFARFTQAVLNAIGKMEKPNGSPALVTAQAEALFVKVDNKIIKLDLNQVGYIEARGDYVVINMEGKKHIVYTTMSAIDQKLPEDQFMRIHRSFIVNLRLIELIEDDSVFMLEKYIPIGGSYQSKFYSRINKL; encoded by the coding sequence TTGAAAAAAGAAACACCTTACCGGGCCATTATAATTGACGATGATGAACTTAGCCGAATGATTCTGGAGCGGCACATCAAGGCCACCCCCACCTTAGAATTGGTACATTCCTTTGGGTCTAGCACCGAAGGCCTGGCCTGGCTGTTAAAGAAGGAGGGAGTAGACCTGCTTTTTCTGGACGTAGAAATGCCTGAAATGACCGGACTGGAATTGCTACGCACGCTGCCCCAAAAACCACAGACCATTCTTATCACGTCGCATAAAGACTTTGCCCTGCAGGCCTTTGAACTGCAGGTAGCCGATTACCTTCTAAAGCCCGCCGACTTTGCCCGTTTTACCCAGGCAGTTTTGAATGCCATAGGGAAAATGGAAAAGCCAAATGGTTCTCCTGCCCTTGTAACCGCTCAGGCTGAGGCCCTGTTTGTGAAGGTTGACAATAAGATCATTAAGTTAGATCTTAACCAGGTAGGGTACATTGAAGCCCGCGGTGATTACGTGGTCATTAACATGGAAGGCAAAAAACACATTGTCTACACCACCATGAGCGCCATTGACCAGAAACTCCCTGAAGATCAATTCATGCGGATTCACCGGTCATTTATTGTGAACTTAAGATTGATTGAGCTGATTGAAGATGATTCTGTTTTCATGCTGGAGAAGTACATTCCTATAGGTGGCTCTTACCAGTCTAAATTTTATAGCCGCATCAATAAGCTTTAG
- a CDS encoding TetR/AcrR family transcriptional regulator → MSKRKIQRETSLQSILDAALELFAEQGYDKTSIRQIAQRADISLGLLYNYFKSKEDLLKEILVKGRQDILASFERPEGLTPIQFLEHHIRKTFELLEKNKNFWRLYHSLRLQSEVLRTLEQEVAAENQMILQKLTHNLAAAGSTSPSAEAVLMFATLDGIAQHYLILPNFPLQDVIIRYLVQLKSHLAS, encoded by the coding sequence ATGTCTAAACGTAAAATTCAGCGGGAAACGAGCCTGCAATCCATTCTGGATGCCGCCTTGGAATTGTTTGCAGAGCAGGGATATGATAAAACTTCCATCCGGCAGATAGCCCAGAGGGCCGATATTTCTTTAGGGTTACTTTACAATTACTTTAAGAGTAAGGAAGATCTGCTGAAGGAGATTCTAGTGAAAGGCAGGCAGGATATTCTGGCTTCTTTTGAAAGACCCGAAGGTCTCACTCCTATTCAGTTTCTGGAGCACCACATTAGAAAGACATTTGAACTGCTGGAAAAGAATAAAAACTTCTGGCGGTTGTATCACAGCCTTAGGCTACAGTCTGAAGTGCTGAGAACGCTGGAGCAAGAGGTGGCTGCGGAAAACCAAATGATCCTCCAAAAGCTTACCCATAATTTGGCAGCCGCTGGCTCTACCTCTCCCTCGGCAGAAGCAGTGCTTATGTTTGCTACCCTAGACGGAATTGCACAGCACTACCTTATTCTCCCAAATTTCCCCTTACAGGATGTCATAATCCGGTACCTGGTTCAACTGAAAAGTCATCTGGCCTCTTAA
- a CDS encoding alpha/beta fold hydrolase, translated as METKNWVDRLAYPFKENYLQVPGGRLHYVDEGTGAPLLFVHGTPTWSFLWRHQIKELSKQYRCIAVDHLGFGLSDKPKSFSYSLEDHRQNLGRLVDHLGLNKVNLVVHDFGGSIGLGWAVRNPDKVSRLVIMNTWMWPVTEVKPMMQASKLFSSWLGKLLYINFNLSPRFLLPQAFFQKEKLTKEIHSQYLGPFQKEEQRWGLWYFAKALAGEAAYFQEIYNQRPVLLNKPTLLIWGKQDKLIPYSFLEKWKETLPMAKVVELNTGHFMQEEEPETVTTAIQEFLTRT; from the coding sequence ATGGAAACGAAGAATTGGGTTGATCGCTTGGCGTATCCATTCAAAGAAAACTACCTGCAGGTACCAGGTGGGCGGCTGCATTATGTAGATGAGGGAACCGGAGCGCCCCTTCTTTTCGTGCACGGTACCCCAACCTGGTCTTTTCTGTGGCGGCACCAGATAAAAGAGCTTTCCAAACAATACCGCTGCATTGCGGTAGACCATCTGGGTTTTGGCTTATCTGATAAACCTAAATCGTTTTCATACTCTTTAGAGGACCACCGCCAAAACCTGGGAAGGTTGGTAGACCATCTGGGACTGAACAAGGTTAACTTAGTGGTCCATGATTTTGGCGGATCTATTGGTTTGGGCTGGGCAGTAAGGAACCCTGATAAAGTATCCCGCCTGGTGATTATGAATACATGGATGTGGCCGGTCACAGAAGTGAAACCCATGATGCAGGCCAGCAAGTTATTTAGTAGCTGGTTAGGCAAGTTGCTTTACATAAATTTCAACCTTTCGCCCAGATTTCTGCTGCCCCAGGCCTTTTTTCAAAAAGAAAAACTAACCAAAGAGATTCACTCCCAGTATTTAGGTCCTTTTCAAAAAGAAGAACAGCGGTGGGGATTGTGGTACTTCGCGAAGGCCTTAGCGGGAGAAGCTGCTTACTTTCAGGAAATATACAACCAACGCCCCGTCCTGCTGAATAAGCCAACTTTGCTTATCTGGGGAAAACAGGATAAACTCATTCCTTATTCTTTCCTAGAAAAGTGGAAGGAAACATTACCGATGGCGAAAGTGGTAGAATTGAATACGGGGCATTTTATGCAGGAGGAAGAACCGGAAACCGTTACCACCGCCATCCAGGAATTCTTAACCCGCACCTAA
- the hisIE gene encoding bifunctional phosphoribosyl-AMP cyclohydrolase/phosphoribosyl-ATP diphosphatase HisIE has protein sequence MTIDFNKGGGLVPAVIQNASDGKVLMLAYMNQEAYQKTQETGLVTFYSRSKNRLWTKGETSGNTLQVVQVELDCDRDTLLVLVNPTGPACHRNTETCFDKQNGEPSYHQRSFQNFTPTEKALQFIASLEQTIKDRVKNPVEGSYTNFLFDKGLNKMAQKVGEEAVEVVIDAVAGKTDTMKGEAADLIFHLLVLLEASGLSLAEVVQVLESRHKPRG, from the coding sequence ATGACCATAGATTTCAATAAAGGCGGCGGGCTAGTTCCGGCTGTCATTCAGAATGCCTCCGACGGGAAAGTACTCATGCTGGCCTACATGAACCAGGAGGCGTACCAGAAGACCCAGGAAACCGGGTTGGTTACCTTTTACTCCCGCTCCAAAAACCGCCTCTGGACCAAAGGCGAAACCTCTGGTAACACCCTGCAAGTAGTGCAGGTGGAACTGGACTGCGACCGTGATACTCTTTTGGTTTTGGTAAACCCTACCGGCCCGGCCTGTCACCGCAATACCGAAACCTGCTTTGACAAGCAAAATGGAGAGCCTTCTTATCACCAGAGGAGTTTTCAGAACTTCACGCCCACAGAAAAGGCCCTTCAATTTATTGCCAGCCTGGAGCAGACCATCAAAGACCGGGTAAAGAACCCTGTGGAAGGATCCTACACCAACTTTCTTTTTGACAAAGGCCTGAACAAGATGGCACAGAAGGTAGGGGAGGAGGCTGTTGAGGTAGTGATTGATGCCGTAGCCGGAAAAACGGACACCATGAAAGGCGAGGCCGCCGACTTGATTTTCCACTTACTAGTGCTGCTGGAAGCCTCTGGCCTTTCTCTTGCCGAAGTAGTGCAGGTACTGGAAAGCCGGCACAAACCCCGCGGATAA
- the hisF gene encoding imidazole glycerol phosphate synthase subunit HisF translates to MLTKRIIPCLDIKNGRTVKGVRFEDIRDAGDPVELAALYAKQGADELVFLDITATNEKRKTLRELVREVARHIDIPFTVGGGISAVEDVEVLLQNGADKVSINSSAIQHPELITQLANRFGSQCVTVAIDTKHTAEGWKVFSKAGTVDTGLFALDWAKEVVERGAGEILLTSMSNDGTKNGFALDITGEISRQVIVPVIASGGAGNQQHFLDVFEAGADAALAASIFHFQEVSITDLKHFLANHHIDVRY, encoded by the coding sequence ATGCTTACTAAAAGAATTATTCCTTGCCTTGACATCAAAAACGGGCGCACCGTCAAGGGCGTTCGGTTTGAAGATATTAGGGATGCCGGGGACCCGGTGGAACTGGCGGCGCTTTATGCCAAGCAGGGCGCCGATGAACTGGTTTTCCTGGACATTACCGCTACCAATGAAAAACGCAAAACCCTGCGGGAATTAGTGCGCGAAGTGGCCCGGCACATAGACATTCCGTTCACAGTGGGAGGGGGAATTAGTGCCGTAGAAGACGTAGAGGTGCTTTTGCAAAACGGTGCCGACAAGGTTTCCATAAACTCTTCTGCCATTCAGCACCCCGAACTGATCACCCAATTGGCCAACCGGTTCGGGAGTCAATGCGTGACCGTGGCCATTGATACCAAGCACACCGCCGAAGGCTGGAAAGTGTTCAGCAAAGCCGGTACGGTAGACACGGGGCTTTTCGCGCTGGATTGGGCGAAGGAAGTAGTGGAGCGCGGTGCCGGTGAAATTCTGCTTACCTCCATGAGCAACGACGGCACCAAAAACGGGTTCGCCCTGGACATTACCGGTGAAATCTCAAGGCAAGTAATAGTGCCAGTTATTGCCTCAGGGGGGGCGGGCAACCAACAACATTTCCTGGACGTGTTTGAAGCCGGAGCAGATGCCGCCTTGGCCGCCAGTATCTTCCACTTTCAGGAAGTGAGCATTACAGACTTAAAGCATTTCCTGGCCAATCACCATATAGACGTTAGATATTAG
- the hisA gene encoding 1-(5-phosphoribosyl)-5-[(5-phosphoribosylamino)methylideneamino]imidazole-4-carboxamide isomerase: MEIIPAIDLIDGKCVRLTEGDFSQQTTYHSDPVEVAKQFEALGLRRLHLVDLDGARAKQPVNLPILARIARETNLVIDYGGGLQSVDAIQMALDAGAQQVTAGSIAVREPKTVQKWLKEYGADRIIVGADFKDNFIAINAWADQSDLTLESFIASFSEKGAKTFICTDVSKDGKLQGSSLDIYQKLIASFPDLQFIASGGVTTIEEVRQLRAAGLHGAIIGKAIYEGTISLEDLAKEVI; encoded by the coding sequence ATGGAAATCATTCCAGCCATAGACCTGATTGACGGCAAATGCGTTCGTCTTACCGAGGGCGATTTCTCACAGCAAACTACCTACCACTCAGACCCCGTGGAAGTGGCCAAACAGTTTGAGGCTTTGGGTCTTCGTCGGCTACATTTAGTTGACCTGGACGGGGCCCGGGCCAAACAACCGGTGAATTTGCCCATTTTAGCGCGCATTGCCCGGGAAACCAACCTGGTCATTGATTACGGCGGAGGTTTGCAAAGTGTAGATGCCATTCAAATGGCGTTAGACGCAGGGGCACAGCAGGTTACCGCCGGAAGTATAGCTGTGCGGGAACCAAAAACGGTACAAAAATGGCTGAAAGAATATGGCGCCGACCGCATTATTGTAGGGGCCGATTTCAAAGATAACTTCATCGCCATTAATGCCTGGGCAGACCAAAGTGATTTGACGCTGGAGTCGTTTATAGCCTCTTTTTCTGAAAAGGGCGCCAAAACGTTTATCTGCACAGACGTGAGCAAAGACGGAAAACTACAAGGTTCCTCCTTAGATATTTACCAAAAGTTGATCGCCTCCTTTCCAGACCTCCAATTTATTGCAAGCGGCGGTGTGACCACCATTGAGGAAGTGCGCCAATTAAGAGCAGCCGGTCTCCATGGCGCCATCATCGGGAAAGCCATTTATGAAGGTACCATTTCACTGGAAGATCTGGCCAAAGAGGTAATCTAG